The genomic segment TTCTTCAGGTTCTACATCCTCTTCTATAAAAGTATCGGCATCTTCTTCCGCTTTCTCCTGCTTTAATAACTCAATATCATTATCCAATTTGATTGCAATGAGTTTTGAGACGCCGGATTCCTCCATTGTAACACCGAGCATGGTGTTTGCACCGAGTACCGTTTTTTTGTTATGGGTGATGACGATATATTGGCTGACATTCGCAAAGCCTGACAGGGCGGTAACGAAACGGCTAACGTTTTGCTCGTCAAGCGCAGCGTCTATTTCATCCAAGAGGCAGAACGGGGAGGGCTTAACCATGTATGTTGCAAAAAGGAGCGCCACCGCCGTCATGGATTTTTCTCCGCCCGAAAGCAGTCCGATATTCTCCAGCTTTTTCCCCGGAGGCTGTGCGAAGATATCAATGCCTGACTCAAGCACTTGCTTGGGATCGGTCAGCTTAATTTCCGCCCTGCCGCCGCCGAAGAGCCGCCTAAACATATTGTGAAAGTTCTTCTTGATCTTATTATAAGTGACGAGGAAGAGCTCCGTAGACTCCGCCTTTATTTCATCCGTAATCCGCTGCAAATCAGAGCGGGCTTTATCAAGGTCGTTGATCTGTCCGGTTAAAAAATCGAATCGGGTCTTTACTTCTTGGAACTCCTCCGGAGCCATCAGGTTGACGCTGCCGAGGTCTTTCAGCTGTTTGCGCAGCTCGGCAAGTTCCGTCCGTAAGTCCATCGGGGAAGCGGTGATTTTATACATCCGCTCTTCAAATTCCATCAATTCACGCGAATGGGTTTCTCTAAAATTGTCTTTGACGTTTTTGATTTCGATTTCAAGGGTTGCCGTATCGACATAATACTTTTCGATGAGCGAATTATGCTTGGCAAGTTCCGCATTGAGCGTTTTCAGCGTTCCTTCGTTGCTTGAAAGCTCGTTGTTGCGAGAGGTGATTTCTTTTTCCAGCTGCTCGAGCGCTTCGGTCAACTGCCGTCCCTTGCGGTCAATCGATGCGATTTCTCCTTCGATTTCGAGGAGCTGTTCTTTTACCTCGTCAAAGCGTTTTTGCTCCGTGTACAGCTCGTTTTCAAGTTCGCGGAGCGCGTTTTGCTGTACCGTCAATTCTTTCCGCAAAAACGCCGCTTGCTGCTCGGCTGCGTCGGATTCCGCCTTCATCTTGGTTTTATGGATACGGAGGTCTTCCAGCGTTTTCCGGTACTCGTTTATTTTTACTGCGAGCTGCTCGTTTTCGGTATGCAGATTTGCTATCTTTTTTCGTTTTTCTTCTATAGTATTTCGATTTGCTTCGATCGCCGCATCGATACTGCGCTTTTGAGTGATAATACCTTCCGGCGCTAAAAAATCGTCGATAAAACTTGCAGAAGATTTTTTATACTCCTGCAAATATGTTTCCAGCGATTCGGTTAAGCCGAGCAGCTCGGTAAACGACTGTACGGCATTGTCGGCAAACTGCGCAGTCTCTTTTTCAGTATGATCGCTGAGCGCGGCAAAGTCCGAAAAGATATTCTTACGGCCGTTTAACAGCACCTTGATTTGGCTGATGCAGTCAAAAACCTGTTGTTCCAGCTTGCCGCGTCCCTGCGCCGAATAGCCTGCTGCGGAAAGGTTCTTATCCAGTTCCGTAACGATGTCTTCGGTGATGGCGCGGAGCTCGGTTTCCATACCGGCGCGTTTTTTATCGAGGTCTTCAATCTGTTCCTGCAGCGTCATACGGGCGGTGTCGTTATCGGTAATTTTTTGCGACGCAAGCCGGAGACTTTCTTCAAAGTCATCGATGTTTTTTTGAATATCCTGCACTTTCTTTTTAAAGTCGTGCACCTTCGCATCCTGCTCTCCGGCGTCCTCTTCAAGGTTTTCAATACGCTCTTCAAGCCCCGTCTTGCGCAGCTCCAGCTGACCGAGTTTGG from the Treponema medium genome contains:
- a CDS encoding chromosome segregation SMC family protein, which translates into the protein MFLKSLEIFGFKSFADRTRIEFAEGITALLGPNGCGKSNVVDAMKWVLGEQASKTLRAEKMEDVIFNGTESRKALNVAEVTLTISNENGLLNLEVSEIAIKRRLYRSGESEYFINNTPVRLKELRELFWDTGVGKAAYSVMEQGKIDQILSSKPEDRRYLFEEAAGITRFKVRRAEAERKLQKTEENMRQVEGVLGEVRRSYDVLKVQAEKTVKHRSLRDAIFEHDLDIQLLRLKKFTDDYAQREESIKEAKAKRDDVQTKIDSIHTMLSENMDEVNSLEKKLDEHQKEIYGLAIEKRGKENQARLQAERQTELKTKLGQLELRKTGLEERIENLEEDAGEQDAKVHDFKKKVQDIQKNIDDFEESLRLASQKITDNDTARMTLQEQIEDLDKKRAGMETELRAITEDIVTELDKNLSAAGYSAQGRGKLEQQVFDCISQIKVLLNGRKNIFSDFAALSDHTEKETAQFADNAVQSFTELLGLTESLETYLQEYKKSSASFIDDFLAPEGIITQKRSIDAAIEANRNTIEEKRKKIANLHTENEQLAVKINEYRKTLEDLRIHKTKMKAESDAAEQQAAFLRKELTVQQNALRELENELYTEQKRFDEVKEQLLEIEGEIASIDRKGRQLTEALEQLEKEITSRNNELSSNEGTLKTLNAELAKHNSLIEKYYVDTATLEIEIKNVKDNFRETHSRELMEFEERMYKITASPMDLRTELAELRKQLKDLGSVNLMAPEEFQEVKTRFDFLTGQINDLDKARSDLQRITDEIKAESTELFLVTYNKIKKNFHNMFRRLFGGGRAEIKLTDPKQVLESGIDIFAQPPGKKLENIGLLSGGEKSMTAVALLFATYMVKPSPFCLLDEIDAALDEQNVSRFVTALSGFANVSQYIVITHNKKTVLGANTMLGVTMEESGVSKLIAIKLDNDIELLKQEKAEEDADTFIEEDVEPEEGIYIPSRPPKRRHTIQEEQPDEHHRNDSDA